One window of the Cryptomeria japonica chromosome 7, Sugi_1.0, whole genome shotgun sequence genome contains the following:
- the LOC131049066 gene encoding L-ascorbate oxidase homolog isoform X1: protein MGSVWRSIVHVYFIIALFGSSALAEDPYKFFTWTVTFGTIWPLGVPQQGILINGQFPGPQIDSVTNDNIIVNVFNKLNQPFLLSWNGIQQRRNSWQDGVSGTNCPIPPGKNFTYKFQVKDQIGSYFYFPSLSFHKAAGGFGGLNVVSRPRIPVPFPSPDGDITLLIGDWYKGNHATLRRRLEYGRALGNPDGVLINGRGPNGYSLTVDQGKTYRLRISNVGLSSSLNFRIQGHKMKLIEVEGSHTVQNLYDSLDVHVGQSYSVLVTANQPPQDYYMVASTRFTSPILTGIGIFRYSNSQKGVSGPIPWGPTNEIDWSINQARSIRWNLTASGPRPNPQGSYHYGTITISRTIKLANGAPFINGKQRYTVNGLSFVQPDTPLKLADYYNIGGKFALGGIPDYPDGRSPYLQTAVISGTYRTFIEIVFQNYENTIQSWHLDGYSFFVAGMDGGEWTAASRKGYNLFDTVARCTIQVYPRSWTAILISLDNAGMWNLRSETWERQYLGQQTYLLVKSPVKSLRDEYDIPHNALLCGSATGRPRTPHH from the exons ATGGGTTCTGTGTGGCGGTCTATTGTTCATGTGTATTTCATCATAGCATTATTTGGTTCCTCTGCCCTAGCTGAAGATCCATATAAATTCTTTACATGGACTGTTACATTTGGTACCATATGGCCTCTTGGTGTCCCTCAGCAG GGGATTCTTATTAATGGCCAGTTCCCTGGACCTCAGATTGACAGTGTGACAAATGATAACATTATTGTTAATGTATTCAATAAGTTAAATCAGCCTTTCCTTTTATCATG GAATGGGATACAACAGAGGAGAAACTCCTGGCAAGATGGAGTTTCTGGAACCAACTGCCCCATTCCTCCTGGAAAAAACTTTACATACAAGTTCCAGGTTAAAGATCAGATAGGTAGCTATTTCTATTTTCCATCACTGTCTTTCCATAAGGCAGCAGGAGGATTTGGAGGCCTTAATGTTGTTAGCAGGCCTAGAATACCTGTGCCATTCCCTAGTCCTGATGGTGACATCACTCTGCTGATAGGTGACTGGTACAAAGGCAACCATGCT ACCCTTAGGAGAAGGCTTGAATACGGTAGAGCTCTGGGCAATCCGGATGGTGTTCTTATCAATGGACGAGGCCCAAATGGTTATTCATTGACAGTGGATCAAG GAAAAACTTATCGTCTCCGCATATCAAATGTGGGATTGTCATCCTCTCTGAATTTCAGGATTCAGGGTCACAAAATGAAGCTCATAGAAGTGGAGGGATCTCACACTGTCCAAAATCTCTATGATTCTCTAGACGTACATGTTGGTCAGAGCTACTCTGTTCTGGTTACTGCTAACCAGCCTCCTCAGGACTACTACATGGTTGCATCTACTCGCTTCACCAGTCCTATTCTGACTGGGATAGGAATTTTCCGCTATAGCAATTCTCAGAAGGGTGTTTCAGGACCTATTCCATGGGGTCCAACTAACGAGATTGATTGGTCTATTAACCAGGCAAGATCTATCAG ATGGAACTTGACAGCGAGTGGACCTCGTCCTAATCCCCAAGGATCATACCACTATGGCACCATCACCATTTCCAGAACTATCAAGCTTGCAAACGGGGCCCCCTTCATTAATGGCAAACAACGTTATACAGTGAATGGCCTTTCCTTTGTACAACCTGACACACCATTGAAGCTTGCAGATTACTACAACATTGGCGGAAAGTTCGCCTTAGGTGGCATCCCTGATTACCCAGATGGCAGATCTCCTTATCTGCAGACTGCTGTGATCTCTGGAACGTACAGGACGTTTATTGAGATTGTGTTCCAAAACTATGAGAACACCATTCAGTCATGGCATTTGGATGGGTACTCTTTCTTTGTAGCAGG AATGGATGGAGGAGAATGGACAGCTGCAAGCAGGAAGGGCTACAATCTGTTCGATACAGTTGCTCGATGCACAATTCAG GTATATCCGAGATCGTGGACTGCCATTCTTATAAGCTTGGACAATGCAGGAATGTGGAATCTGaggtcagagacatgggaaaggcAGTACCTGGGTCAGCAAACCTACCTTCTGGTTAAATCTCCAGTGAAATCACTGAGAGATGAATATGACATTCCTCATAATGCTCTGCTCTGCGGAAGTGCCACAGGCCGTCCACGCACCCCGCATCATTAA
- the LOC131049066 gene encoding L-ascorbate oxidase homolog isoform X2, with protein MGSVWRSIVHVYFIIALFGSSALAEDPYKFFTWTVTFGTIWPLGVPQQGILINGQFPGPQIDSVTNDNIIVNVFNKLNQPFLLSWNGIQQRRNSWQDGVSGTNCPIPPGKNFTYKFQVKDQIGSYFYFPSLSFHKAAGGFGGLNVVSRPRIPVPFPSPDGDITLLIGDWYKGNHATLRRRLEYGRALGNPDGVLINGRGPNGYSLTVDQGKTYRLRISNVGLSSSLNFRIQGHKMKLIEVEGSHTVQNLYDSLDVHVGQSYSVLVTANQPPQDYYMVASTRFTSPILTGIGIFRYSNSQKGVSGPIPWGPTNEIDWSINQARSIRWNLTASGPRPNPQGSYHYGTITISRTIKLANGAPFINGKQRYTVNGLSFVQPDTPLKLADYYNIGGKFALGGIPDYPDGRSPYLQTAVISGTYRTFIEIVFQNYENTIQSWHLDGYSFFVAG; from the exons ATGGGTTCTGTGTGGCGGTCTATTGTTCATGTGTATTTCATCATAGCATTATTTGGTTCCTCTGCCCTAGCTGAAGATCCATATAAATTCTTTACATGGACTGTTACATTTGGTACCATATGGCCTCTTGGTGTCCCTCAGCAG GGGATTCTTATTAATGGCCAGTTCCCTGGACCTCAGATTGACAGTGTGACAAATGATAACATTATTGTTAATGTATTCAATAAGTTAAATCAGCCTTTCCTTTTATCATG GAATGGGATACAACAGAGGAGAAACTCCTGGCAAGATGGAGTTTCTGGAACCAACTGCCCCATTCCTCCTGGAAAAAACTTTACATACAAGTTCCAGGTTAAAGATCAGATAGGTAGCTATTTCTATTTTCCATCACTGTCTTTCCATAAGGCAGCAGGAGGATTTGGAGGCCTTAATGTTGTTAGCAGGCCTAGAATACCTGTGCCATTCCCTAGTCCTGATGGTGACATCACTCTGCTGATAGGTGACTGGTACAAAGGCAACCATGCT ACCCTTAGGAGAAGGCTTGAATACGGTAGAGCTCTGGGCAATCCGGATGGTGTTCTTATCAATGGACGAGGCCCAAATGGTTATTCATTGACAGTGGATCAAG GAAAAACTTATCGTCTCCGCATATCAAATGTGGGATTGTCATCCTCTCTGAATTTCAGGATTCAGGGTCACAAAATGAAGCTCATAGAAGTGGAGGGATCTCACACTGTCCAAAATCTCTATGATTCTCTAGACGTACATGTTGGTCAGAGCTACTCTGTTCTGGTTACTGCTAACCAGCCTCCTCAGGACTACTACATGGTTGCATCTACTCGCTTCACCAGTCCTATTCTGACTGGGATAGGAATTTTCCGCTATAGCAATTCTCAGAAGGGTGTTTCAGGACCTATTCCATGGGGTCCAACTAACGAGATTGATTGGTCTATTAACCAGGCAAGATCTATCAG ATGGAACTTGACAGCGAGTGGACCTCGTCCTAATCCCCAAGGATCATACCACTATGGCACCATCACCATTTCCAGAACTATCAAGCTTGCAAACGGGGCCCCCTTCATTAATGGCAAACAACGTTATACAGTGAATGGCCTTTCCTTTGTACAACCTGACACACCATTGAAGCTTGCAGATTACTACAACATTGGCGGAAAGTTCGCCTTAGGTGGCATCCCTGATTACCCAGATGGCAGATCTCCTTATCTGCAGACTGCTGTGATCTCTGGAACGTACAGGACGTTTATTGAGATTGTGTTCCAAAACTATGAGAACACCATTCAGTCATGGCATTTGGATGGGTACTCTTTCTTTGTAGCAGGGTAA